One part of the Candidatus Dependentiae bacterium genome encodes these proteins:
- the thrS gene encoding threonine--tRNA ligase: ARKTFSHNKFKLEIIDTQIEGETAGVYTQGEFVDLCAGGHTASTKDVVFFKLTGISGSYWRADRDGQALQRITGVAFLTQQEMDTYFQRLQDAEKYDHRNLGKQLDLFSFHDYAPGMVFFHNYGTIVFNTLVNRIREELKKLDYHEIRTPHIMNACLWKQSGHYANYKQNMYLTVIEGEEHAVKPMNCPGAMLHYDSRPRSYRELPLRLAEFGHVHRHEMSGTLHGLFRVRSFVQEDAHIFCAPEQIKDEIISLIKLAQKAYSWFENFTNIKMVLATRPKDTPGNTENWNKATQALKEALESLGLTFEVEEGDGAFYGPKIDIKFTDAMDREWTISTIQVDFVLPENFDLHFIGADGQKHRPVAIHRAIIGSIERFMAVILEHTRGKLPFWLAPVQARVLSISEKQRAYAESVVKSLSAAGIRAEIDSSDEKISAKIKKAQMQYVPWMLVVGGQEETSQTVTLRTLDGAQTPGLTVDQLIHKANQ; encoded by the coding sequence CTGCCAGAAAAACATTTAGCCATAACAAATTTAAACTCGAAATTATCGATACTCAAATCGAGGGTGAAACTGCAGGCGTATACACGCAAGGCGAATTTGTTGATCTGTGTGCTGGAGGCCACACGGCATCAACAAAAGACGTTGTTTTCTTCAAACTTACAGGAATTTCCGGATCATACTGGCGAGCAGATCGTGATGGACAGGCGCTTCAACGAATCACTGGTGTTGCCTTTTTGACCCAGCAGGAAATGGATACATACTTTCAACGACTGCAAGATGCAGAAAAATATGACCACCGCAACCTGGGCAAACAACTCGATTTATTTTCATTTCATGACTACGCGCCCGGCATGGTTTTTTTCCATAACTACGGAACCATCGTTTTTAACACACTCGTCAATCGCATCCGTGAAGAACTCAAAAAACTCGATTACCACGAAATTCGTACCCCACACATCATGAATGCATGCTTGTGGAAACAATCGGGTCACTACGCAAATTACAAGCAAAACATGTATCTTACCGTGATCGAAGGCGAAGAGCATGCCGTAAAACCCATGAACTGTCCGGGGGCTATGCTGCACTACGACTCTCGACCTCGCTCGTACCGAGAGCTCCCACTCAGGCTCGCTGAATTTGGCCATGTCCACCGGCACGAAATGTCCGGAACGCTTCACGGATTGTTCCGCGTTCGCTCATTTGTGCAAGAAGATGCACACATTTTTTGCGCTCCAGAACAAATCAAAGACGAAATCATTTCACTGATTAAACTTGCACAAAAAGCCTACAGCTGGTTTGAAAACTTCACCAACATCAAAATGGTTTTGGCAACCAGACCAAAAGACACTCCCGGAAATACAGAAAACTGGAACAAAGCAACTCAAGCACTCAAAGAAGCATTAGAATCGCTCGGACTGACGTTTGAGGTCGAAGAAGGCGATGGTGCATTTTATGGACCGAAAATTGATATCAAATTTACCGATGCAATGGACCGCGAGTGGACTATCTCAACCATTCAAGTCGACTTTGTCTTGCCTGAAAATTTCGATCTCCACTTTATTGGTGCCGATGGCCAAAAACACCGTCCAGTGGCTATCCACCGAGCAATTATCGGATCTATCGAACGATTTATGGCGGTAATTTTGGAACATACACGTGGAAAGTTGCCATTTTGGCTGGCTCCGGTACAAGCACGCGTCCTTTCGATCAGCGAAAAACAACGTGCGTATGCTGAAAGCGTTGTAAAATCCCTATCGGCAGCTGGAATTAGGGCTGAAATTGATTCATCGGACGAAAAAATTTCGGCAAAAATCAAAAAAGCCCAAATGCAGTATGTTCCATGGATGTTGGTTGTTGGCGGACAAGAAGAAACTTCGCAAACCGTGACCCTCAGAACACTCGACGGTGCACAAACACCAGGACTGACCGTAGATCAACTTATCCATAAAGCCAATCAATAA